One genomic region from Pseudobacteriovorax antillogorgiicola encodes:
- a CDS encoding peptide-N-glycosidase F-related protein has translation MKLTSCLSALALWGFAALAQGQEVSIFTAEHVYFGNGQNKREVTQDVKLPSGSESYEQVILSVRTYCPNDRCDWWDRKGALYVETDEGQTVELMRFMTPYRVGARWNLDVTDLQPLLKGPKRFRVFIDTWVGPGHPQGDGWLVDATLKYTKGVPKDRPLAVLPLVSAKSIEYGNPSVETLAGRVVEFSEEFSKAKIWTYVTGHGQGNTDNCAEFCQRRHTLSLGNWSTSRVIWRDNCRDTVTEGPQMGTWIYDRAGWCPGDKVNPWVETLPGSALGLGQETSFQWQPEAYTNHRRDDYDNNGHTMPYYQISAFMVLFE, from the coding sequence ATGAAGCTAACATCATGTTTATCGGCACTGGCGCTGTGGGGGTTCGCAGCTCTTGCCCAGGGCCAAGAGGTTTCCATCTTCACTGCGGAACACGTCTATTTCGGCAACGGCCAGAACAAGAGAGAGGTGACTCAAGATGTCAAGCTCCCATCAGGCTCCGAAAGCTATGAACAGGTCATCCTGAGTGTTCGCACGTATTGCCCTAATGATCGCTGTGACTGGTGGGATCGCAAAGGTGCATTGTATGTAGAAACTGACGAGGGGCAGACAGTTGAGTTGATGCGCTTTATGACTCCTTATCGAGTTGGAGCGCGATGGAACTTAGATGTGACTGATCTGCAACCTTTGCTTAAAGGCCCTAAGCGTTTTCGCGTTTTCATCGATACCTGGGTTGGGCCAGGCCATCCACAAGGTGATGGTTGGCTTGTAGATGCAACTTTGAAATACACTAAAGGCGTTCCCAAAGATCGGCCTCTAGCAGTCCTACCACTAGTCTCTGCCAAGTCTATTGAGTACGGTAACCCCTCGGTTGAAACTCTAGCTGGCAGAGTCGTTGAATTCTCAGAAGAGTTTTCTAAAGCTAAGATTTGGACTTATGTTACGGGTCATGGGCAGGGTAACACTGATAACTGTGCTGAGTTTTGTCAGCGTCGCCATACTCTAAGCCTTGGAAACTGGAGCACAAGCCGGGTGATTTGGCGAGACAATTGTCGCGATACAGTTACCGAAGGACCACAGATGGGAACTTGGATCTATGATCGTGCAGGCTGGTGTCCTGGGGATAAGGTGAACCCATGGGTGGAGACTTTGCCTGGATCGGCCTTAGGTTTAGGACAAGAAACTAGCTTCCAGTGGCAGCCAGAAGCTTACACGAATCATAGGCGTGATGATTATGACAACAATGGTCATACCATGCCCTACTACCAGATCTCTGCGTTCATGGTGCTCTTCGAATAA